The following are encoded in a window of Vespa crabro chromosome 2, iyVesCrab1.2, whole genome shotgun sequence genomic DNA:
- the LOC124421748 gene encoding focal adhesion kinase 1 isoform X3 has protein sequence MMVERVEDHLFMYRRPVYRVFQYLETTDHEGMSTGTGDGGGSGGGSVQGGGGGRNTPPHGSPTPMDKATLKVHLPNGGFNVVKFGDAIDVKGIISLVTSRLAVGTRHYRNLYAMRLHHPGSGESYWLHQDTTMYQVQEKYEKKHPHCEWRYELRVRYLPQNLNDLYEKDKVTFYYYYDQVRNDYLYANHAALDQDVAVQLCCLEIRYFFKDMPQMALDKKSNLEYLEREVGLHKFLPRSVLNGMKPKALRKLIQQHFKKVAALSELECMFKFFDLLRAHYRFDQERFICALGSSWSIPVELVIGPDLGISYMAHRGGTVPTRMAEFSQIQSIQTLVSDCKEHAKACIKLRVAGAAETLSITCSSLDQAESLADLIDGYCRLVTGSNTSLWNRKAASWKNYPCPCKDAHPPKYRQDGFNSPEKNVSKTGTILSEDYAEIVDEEGDYSTPATRDYEIVRNQVELGEIIGEGQFGNVHKGSYKGRDGQTLAVAVKTCKVDADLATAEKFLEEAYIMQQFEHPHIIRLIGVCSEAPIWLVMELARLGEMRAYLQSNKHRLDLATLLLYTFQLSTALSYLESKKFVHRDIAARNVLVSSHNCVKLADFGLSRWVEDQSYYTASKCKLPIKWMAPESINFRRFTTSSDVWMFGVCMWEILMLGVKPFQGVKNNEVIRKLENGERLALPNHCPPRLYSLMSQCWSYEPSKRPTFKEIRETLHEILLEEKHQQQETMRRENRRVQAMSWGADEVPPPKPSRQPQNTAADPAQLTAAAPVSTYIVAQSPEVLAQLLKDNQTRGVCPSVYTTPASPFNTLAVQFQDEDQVLTTAVVSDLPFFDPAISEPTASHDTQSGDSTLSDTNLDSLDSSDTVSPLMSSLNISDTTQTQSPAAGRKQQKVKEMQNLYAVSSKVVGNITGDLYSPVQKFSTSNPIPITTTACGEIYGPVANFTQSSAIVGNLSQSPSVGGNFGENPGNFGSSSLNNQTQFVSGTHVQSSNLGQHPTNITSQAYVSGQQPIIPSSSSTSNAITATGSPRINTVNVPISTGNAECLYGPVLKFRAQNAQSQSGGDMTCVSSATSFIPSGRSQLVYSPTPIQNLQSQPLYPQNYQHQQIYSNVNQVGQQHIYIPRTQQAQNIQRQTSLQPQSLSYTSSQHTMQQNQASSANPIYTAHAASVTVVQAQKMQMPNYIPQVQSGMANNQSPASLNVTGNQHQSFGVTQAHGIQPRIIPPGVMIQQSSQQHTQPHVPNFILGQHSGYIAPTEQTQVQYSATGFPAQQQVINAVSVKQQVAQVAPTVVKPCAPQVATGIAKITTFVTSKQDEPLTSSTDGTLSGSLISSAVSDSTMSSSSSMTEEAQQDQRGAQSQIFDSGADSFTGIDDEQKLLEQRLLEQQRQSEEDSRWLAREEKRLSIATSGDESTSPPIPRSATQSPNHEPHTMNTGSLGSDKGPEKEKEKVIVVKKMEPTPTADLDRTNDKVYDCTTSVVRAVMSLSQGVQQSKADQYLELVRRVGIELRALLSSVDALVEILPISAHREVEMAHKVLSKDMAELVTAMKLAQNYSATTLDAEYRKGMLSAAHILAMDAKNLLDVIDSIRIRYPYVDNQICQRQNDKNTSRDSTPEHCIRSSQSGEHFLRRSQSSERQITTFRQSQSGDLLHRMGQSVDRSLQGSQTDVSGGTSLERRHHIVTNSLERNSTSRRQMATNSLERKRPSLSCNMGPMNNSVNLPPIVPVACNLVQTVGPVIHPSQSVAMSVSQQSVFTANKSSNETPTSDS, from the exons CCATGAGGGGATGAGCACTGGGACAGGAGATGGAGGTGGAAGCGGAGGTGGTAGTGTACAgggtggtggaggtggaagAAATACACCACCTCATGGATCGCCCACCCCCATGGACAAGGCGACTTTAAAAGTCCATTTACCCAACG GTGGTTTTAATGTCGTCAAATTTGGTGATGCTATCGACGTCAAAGGGATCATCTCGTTGGTAACCAGTCGACTTGCCGTTGGTACCAGACATTATCGAAATCTCTATGCGATGAGATTGCATCATCCAGGATCTGGTGAGAGTTACTGGTTGCATCAAGATACCACCATGTACCAG GTTCAAGAGAAGTATGAAAAGAAACATCCTCATTGCGAGTGGAGGTACGAACTCAGAGTACGATATCTACCGCAAAATCTGAACGATCTCTACGAGAAAGACAAAGTCacattttactattattatgatcag GTACGAAACGACTACCTCTATGCAAATCATGCTGCACTGGATCAAGACGTAGCCGTTCAATTATGTTGCTTAGAAATACGTTATTTCTTCAAAGACATGCCACAAATGGCTCTCGACAAGAAAAGTAACTTGGAATATTTAGAACGAGAG GTTGGCTTACATAAGTTTCTTCCACGATCCGTGTTAAACGGAATGAAGCCAAAGGCACTTCGAAAGCTGATACAGCAACATTTCAAGAAAGTAGCTGCTCTTTCGGAATTAGAATGCATGTTCAAGTTCTTTGACTTGCTTCGGGCACATTATAGGTTTGACCAGGAAAGATTTATTTGTGCATTGGgg TCAAGCTGGTCCATTCCTGTTGAACTAGTCATCGGTCCCGATCTCGGCATATCTTATATGGCTCATCGAGGTGGAACAGTG CCAACTAGAATGGCGGAGTTCTCACAAATACAATCAATTCAAACACTCGTTTCTGACTGCAAAGAACATGCCAAAGCATGTATCAAATTAAGAGTCGCTGGAGCAGCTGAAACGCTGAGCATAACTTGCTCTAGTTTGGACCAAGCGGAAAGTCTTGCTGACTTGATAGACGGTTATTGTAGACTAGTGACTGGCAGTAATACTTCATTATGGAATCGAAAAG CTGCATCGTGGAAAAATTATCCCTGTCCGTGCAAAG ATGCACATCCTCCAAAATATAGACAAGATGGTTTCAATAGTCCTGAAAAAAATGTGAGCAAAACAGGAACGATTCTGTCTGAAGATTATGCAGAAATCGTAGACGAGGAAGGAGACTATTCGACTCCAGCCa caCGCGATTATGAAATAGTCCGTAATCAAGTAGAACTGGGTGAAATTATTGGAGAAGGTCAATTTGGTAATGTTCACAAAGGATCATATAAAGGTAGAGATGGACAAACGCTAGCTGTTGCTGTTAAAACGTGTAAAGTTGATGCGGACCTTGCTACTGCTGAAAAATTCCTCGAAGAAGCAT ACATCATGCAACAGTTTGAACACCCTCATATAATTAGACTCATTGGAGTATGTTCCGAAGCGCCAATCTGGTTGGTCATGGAATTGGCAAGACTTGGAGAAATGCGTGCATATCTTCAATCTAACAAACATCGATTAGATCTTGCGACTCTTTTACTCTATACATTCCAACTTAGTACCGCTTTATCGTACCTCGAGAGTAAAAAATTTGTACACAg AGATATCGCAGCTAGAAATGTATTAGTTTCTTCGCATAATTGCGTCAAGTTGGCAGACTTTGGATTGAGTCGATGGGTAGAGGATCAAAGTTATTACACTGCAAGCAAATGTAAATTACCGATCAAGTGGATGGCTCCGGAGAGTATAAACTTTCGGAGATTTACTACTTCGTCCGACGTTTGGATGTTCG gTGTTTGTATGTGGGAGATACTAATGTTAGGTGTGAAACCATTCCAAGGTGTAAAAAATAACGAAGTCATTCGTAAGTTAGAAAATGGTGAAAGACTAGCGCTTCCTAATCACTGCCCTCCACGTTTGTATTCCTTGATGTCTCAGTGTTGGAGTTACGAACCTAGTAAAAGACCAACTTTCAAAGAAATTAGAGAAACTTTACA TGAAATTTTGTTAGAAGAGAAGCACCAACAACAGGAAACAATGAGACGAGAAAATAGAAGAGTTCAAGCCATGTCCTGGG GTGCAGACGAAGTTCCACCGCCGAAACCTTCCAGACAGCCACAGAATACAGCAGCAGACCCAGCACAATTAACAGCAGCTGCGCCTGTCTCTACGTATATCGTAGCACAGAGTCCAGAAGTTCTTGCTCAACTTCTTAAGGATAATCAAACTAGGGGGGTATGTCCCTCTGTCTACACTACTCCTGCCTCTCCATTTAACACACTCGCTGTACAATTTCAAGATGAAGATCAAGTCTTGACTACTGCCGTTGTCTCAGATTTACCCTTTTTCGATCCAGCGATCTCCGAGCCTACTGCTTCTCACGACACACAATCAGGAGATTCAACTTTGTCCGACACTAATTTAGATTCTCTAGATTCCTCTGATACCGTCTCTCCTCTCATGTCGAGTCTCAATATCTCAGACACAACTCAGACACAATCGCCAGCTGCCGgtagaaaacaacaaaaggtTAAAGAGATGCAAAACTTATACGCAGTAAGCTCTAAAGTTGTCGGTAATATCACGGGAGATTTATATTCGCCCGTGCAAAAATTTTCAACATCCAATCCAATACCCATTACAACTACTGCTTGTGGTGAAATTTACGGTCCCGTTGCTAATTTTACACAAAGTTCGGCTATCGTAGGTAATCTCAGTCAAAGTCCTAGCGTAGGTGGTAACTTTGGTGAAAATCCAGGCAATTTTGGCTCTAGCAGCTTAAATAATCAAACTCAATTTGTGAGTGGCACGCATGTTCAATCATCTAATCTTGGTCAACACCCCACTAATATCACCAGCCAAGCATATGTTAGTGGTCAGCAACCTATAATTCCTAGTAGTTCGTCTACTTCAAATGCTATTACCGCTACAGGATCTCCTCGTATTAATACAGTTAACGTTCCAATATCTACTGGCAATGCGGAATGTTTGTATGGCCCTGTTTTAAAATTTCGAGCACAAAATGCTCAGAGTCAAAGTGGTGGGGACATGACATGCGTTAGTTCAGCTACATCATTTATTCCAAGTGGAAGAAGTCAATTGGTTTACAGTCCAACACCAATTCAAAACTTGCAATCTCAACCACTTTATCCTCAAAACTATCAACATCAACAAATATATTCTAACGTTAATCAAGTGGGACAACAACACATATACATTCCACGAACGCAACAAGCACAAAATATCCAACGACAAACTTCTTTGCAACCACAATCTCTTTCTTACACATCATCGCAACATACGATGCAACAAAATCAAGCAAGTAGTGCCAATCCAATATACACAGCCCATGCTGCATCTGTTACGGTTGTTCAAGCACAAAAAATGCAAATGCCAAATTATATACCGCAAGTGCAAAGTGGGATGGCAAACAACCAATCGCCTGCATCATTGAACGTTACCGGGAACCAACATCAATCATTTGGAGTAACACAAGCTCATGGCATTCAACCTCGCATTATTCCACCAGGTGTTATGATACAACAAAGCAGCCAACAGCACACTCAACCACATGTTCCTAATTTCATCTTAGGTCAACATTCTGGTTATATTGCTCCTACGGAACAAACGCAAGTTCAGTACAGTGCTACAGGTTTCCCGGCACAACAACAAGTGATAAACGCGGTTAGTGTTAAACAACAAGTAGCTCAAGTGGCACCAACGGTTGTTAAACCATGCGCACCTCAAGTAGCAACTGGCATAGCGAAAATTACTACATTTGTGACATCAAAACAAGATGAACCATTGACAAGTTCTACTGATGGTACTCTTTCTGGATCACTTATATCTTCCGCTGTCAGCGACAGCACCATGTCATCTAGCAGCTCGATGACAGAGGAGGCACAGCAAGATCAG AGAGGTGCACAGTCCCAGATATTTGACAGTGGTGCTGATAGTTTTACTGGTATAGATGACGAACAGAAGTTATTAGAACAGCGACTTTTGGAACAACAACGGCAATCAGAAGAAGATAGTCGTTGGCTTGCGAGAGAGGAG AAACGTTTGTCAATCGCAACAAGTGGAGATGAAAGTACTAGTCCGCCAATTCCTCGTTCAGCCACGCAATCACCAAATCATGAACCTCATACCATGAACACAGGTTCCCTTGGTTCAGATAAAGGAcctgagaaagagaaagaaaaagtaatagtagtaaag aaaatgGAACCAACACCAACAGCAGATTTGGATAGAACTAATGATAAAGTATATGATTGTACTACCAGCGTAGTTCGGGCAGTTATGTCTCTATCACAAG gTGTTCAACAAAGTAAAGCCGATCAGTATTTAGAATTAGTAAGAAGAGTAGGCATTGAATTAAGAGCTTTACTGTCCTCTGTTGATGCTCTTGTAGAAATCTTACCTATATCCGCACACAGAGAAGTAGAAATGGCACATAAGGTTTTAAGTAAGGATATGGCTGAACTTGTAACGGCTATGAAATTGGCACAAAATTATAGTGCTACCACGTTAGATGCAGAATATCGGAA GGGAATGCTTTCTGCGGCTCATATTTTAGCAATGGATGCAAAGAACCTCTTAGATGTAATCGACTCTATTCGTATTCGATATCCATATGTCGATAATCAAATTTGTCAAAGacaaaatgataagaatacgTCGCGAGACTCAAcaccagaacattgcattcgATCGAGCCAATCTGGTGAACATTTTTTGAGAAGGAGCCAGTCGAGTGAAAGGCAAATAACAACATTCAGACAAAGCCAAAGTGGAGATCTTCTACATCGAATGGGTCAATCAGTTGATCGTTCTTTGCAG GGAAGTCAAACTGATGTTAGCGGTGGAACTAGTTTAGAAAGGAGGCATCACATTGTAACGAATAGTCTTGAACGTAATTCAACAAGTAGAAGACAAATGGCAACCAAtagtttagaaagaaaaaggccATCATTATCTTGTAATATGGGCCCTATGAATAATTCCGTTAATCTCCCACCGATTGTACCAGTAGCATGCAATTTGGTTCAGACAGTGGGACCTGTTATTCATCCGAGTCAGTCAGTCGCGATGAGCGTTAGTCAACAGTCAGTATTCACTGCTAATAAATCTTCGAATGAAACACCTACCAGTGACAGCTAA
- the LOC124421748 gene encoding focal adhesion kinase 1 isoform X2, whose product MLELVERKANGISWHGRRTENLADITNNSKGIFLMKKEKDVPREKRWKRDSKGLLCSLGQLGYNDSSYSPDTLGTWKFHRITHKSHEGMSTGTGDGGGSGGGSVQGGGGGRNTPPHGSPTPMDKATLKVHLPNGGFNVVKFGDAIDVKGIISLVTSRLAVGTRHYRNLYAMRLHHPGSGESYWLHQDTTMYQVQEKYEKKHPHCEWRYELRVRYLPQNLNDLYEKDKVTFYYYYDQVRNDYLYANHAALDQDVAVQLCCLEIRYFFKDMPQMALDKKSNLEYLEREVGLHKFLPRSVLNGMKPKALRKLIQQHFKKVAALSELECMFKFFDLLRAHYRFDQERFICALGSSWSIPVELVIGPDLGISYMAHRGGTVPTRMAEFSQIQSIQTLVSDCKEHAKACIKLRVAGAAETLSITCSSLDQAESLADLIDGYCRLVTGSNTSLWNRKDAHPPKYRQDGFNSPEKNVSKTGTILSEDYAEIVDEEGDYSTPATRDYEIVRNQVELGEIIGEGQFGNVHKGSYKGRDGQTLAVAVKTCKVDADLATAEKFLEEAYIMQQFEHPHIIRLIGVCSEAPIWLVMELARLGEMRAYLQSNKHRLDLATLLLYTFQLSTALSYLESKKFVHRDIAARNVLVSSHNCVKLADFGLSRWVEDQSYYTASKCKLPIKWMAPESINFRRFTTSSDVWMFGVCMWEILMLGVKPFQGVKNNEVIRKLENGERLALPNHCPPRLYSLMSQCWSYEPSKRPTFKEIRETLHEILLEEKHQQQETMRRENRRVQAMSWGADEVPPPKPSRQPQNTAADPAQLTAAAPVSTYIVAQSPEVLAQLLKDNQTRGVCPSVYTTPASPFNTLAVQFQDEDQVLTTAVVSDLPFFDPAISEPTASHDTQSGDSTLSDTNLDSLDSSDTVSPLMSSLNISDTTQTQSPAAGRKQQKVKEMQNLYAVSSKVVGNITGDLYSPVQKFSTSNPIPITTTACGEIYGPVANFTQSSAIVGNLSQSPSVGGNFGENPGNFGSSSLNNQTQFVSGTHVQSSNLGQHPTNITSQAYVSGQQPIIPSSSSTSNAITATGSPRINTVNVPISTGNAECLYGPVLKFRAQNAQSQSGGDMTCVSSATSFIPSGRSQLVYSPTPIQNLQSQPLYPQNYQHQQIYSNVNQVGQQHIYIPRTQQAQNIQRQTSLQPQSLSYTSSQHTMQQNQASSANPIYTAHAASVTVVQAQKMQMPNYIPQVQSGMANNQSPASLNVTGNQHQSFGVTQAHGIQPRIIPPGVMIQQSSQQHTQPHVPNFILGQHSGYIAPTEQTQVQYSATGFPAQQQVINAVSVKQQVAQVAPTVVKPCAPQVATGIAKITTFVTSKQDEPLTSSTDGTLSGSLISSAVSDSTMSSSSSMTEEAQQDQRGAQSQIFDSGADSFTGIDDEQKLLEQRLLEQQRQSEEDSRWLAREEKRLSIATSGDESTSPPIPRSATQSPNHEPHTMNTGSLGSDKGPEKEKEKVIVVKKMEPTPTADLDRTNDKVYDCTTSVVRAVMSLSQGVQQSKADQYLELVRRVGIELRALLSSVDALVEILPISAHREVEMAHKVLSKDMAELVTAMKLAQNYSATTLDAEYRKGMLSAAHILAMDAKNLLDVIDSIRIRYPYVDNQICQRQNDKNTSRDSTPEHCIRSSQSGEHFLRRSQSSERQITTFRQSQSGDLLHRMGQSVDRSLQGSQTDVSGGTSLERRHHIVTNSLERNSTSRRQMATNSLERKRPSLSCNMGPMNNSVNLPPIVPVACNLVQTVGPVIHPSQSVAMSVSQQSVFTANKSSNETPTSDS is encoded by the exons CCATGAGGGGATGAGCACTGGGACAGGAGATGGAGGTGGAAGCGGAGGTGGTAGTGTACAgggtggtggaggtggaagAAATACACCACCTCATGGATCGCCCACCCCCATGGACAAGGCGACTTTAAAAGTCCATTTACCCAACG GTGGTTTTAATGTCGTCAAATTTGGTGATGCTATCGACGTCAAAGGGATCATCTCGTTGGTAACCAGTCGACTTGCCGTTGGTACCAGACATTATCGAAATCTCTATGCGATGAGATTGCATCATCCAGGATCTGGTGAGAGTTACTGGTTGCATCAAGATACCACCATGTACCAG GTTCAAGAGAAGTATGAAAAGAAACATCCTCATTGCGAGTGGAGGTACGAACTCAGAGTACGATATCTACCGCAAAATCTGAACGATCTCTACGAGAAAGACAAAGTCacattttactattattatgatcag GTACGAAACGACTACCTCTATGCAAATCATGCTGCACTGGATCAAGACGTAGCCGTTCAATTATGTTGCTTAGAAATACGTTATTTCTTCAAAGACATGCCACAAATGGCTCTCGACAAGAAAAGTAACTTGGAATATTTAGAACGAGAG GTTGGCTTACATAAGTTTCTTCCACGATCCGTGTTAAACGGAATGAAGCCAAAGGCACTTCGAAAGCTGATACAGCAACATTTCAAGAAAGTAGCTGCTCTTTCGGAATTAGAATGCATGTTCAAGTTCTTTGACTTGCTTCGGGCACATTATAGGTTTGACCAGGAAAGATTTATTTGTGCATTGGgg TCAAGCTGGTCCATTCCTGTTGAACTAGTCATCGGTCCCGATCTCGGCATATCTTATATGGCTCATCGAGGTGGAACAGTG CCAACTAGAATGGCGGAGTTCTCACAAATACAATCAATTCAAACACTCGTTTCTGACTGCAAAGAACATGCCAAAGCATGTATCAAATTAAGAGTCGCTGGAGCAGCTGAAACGCTGAGCATAACTTGCTCTAGTTTGGACCAAGCGGAAAGTCTTGCTGACTTGATAGACGGTTATTGTAGACTAGTGACTGGCAGTAATACTTCATTATGGAATCGAAAAG ATGCACATCCTCCAAAATATAGACAAGATGGTTTCAATAGTCCTGAAAAAAATGTGAGCAAAACAGGAACGATTCTGTCTGAAGATTATGCAGAAATCGTAGACGAGGAAGGAGACTATTCGACTCCAGCCa caCGCGATTATGAAATAGTCCGTAATCAAGTAGAACTGGGTGAAATTATTGGAGAAGGTCAATTTGGTAATGTTCACAAAGGATCATATAAAGGTAGAGATGGACAAACGCTAGCTGTTGCTGTTAAAACGTGTAAAGTTGATGCGGACCTTGCTACTGCTGAAAAATTCCTCGAAGAAGCAT ACATCATGCAACAGTTTGAACACCCTCATATAATTAGACTCATTGGAGTATGTTCCGAAGCGCCAATCTGGTTGGTCATGGAATTGGCAAGACTTGGAGAAATGCGTGCATATCTTCAATCTAACAAACATCGATTAGATCTTGCGACTCTTTTACTCTATACATTCCAACTTAGTACCGCTTTATCGTACCTCGAGAGTAAAAAATTTGTACACAg AGATATCGCAGCTAGAAATGTATTAGTTTCTTCGCATAATTGCGTCAAGTTGGCAGACTTTGGATTGAGTCGATGGGTAGAGGATCAAAGTTATTACACTGCAAGCAAATGTAAATTACCGATCAAGTGGATGGCTCCGGAGAGTATAAACTTTCGGAGATTTACTACTTCGTCCGACGTTTGGATGTTCG gTGTTTGTATGTGGGAGATACTAATGTTAGGTGTGAAACCATTCCAAGGTGTAAAAAATAACGAAGTCATTCGTAAGTTAGAAAATGGTGAAAGACTAGCGCTTCCTAATCACTGCCCTCCACGTTTGTATTCCTTGATGTCTCAGTGTTGGAGTTACGAACCTAGTAAAAGACCAACTTTCAAAGAAATTAGAGAAACTTTACA TGAAATTTTGTTAGAAGAGAAGCACCAACAACAGGAAACAATGAGACGAGAAAATAGAAGAGTTCAAGCCATGTCCTGGG GTGCAGACGAAGTTCCACCGCCGAAACCTTCCAGACAGCCACAGAATACAGCAGCAGACCCAGCACAATTAACAGCAGCTGCGCCTGTCTCTACGTATATCGTAGCACAGAGTCCAGAAGTTCTTGCTCAACTTCTTAAGGATAATCAAACTAGGGGGGTATGTCCCTCTGTCTACACTACTCCTGCCTCTCCATTTAACACACTCGCTGTACAATTTCAAGATGAAGATCAAGTCTTGACTACTGCCGTTGTCTCAGATTTACCCTTTTTCGATCCAGCGATCTCCGAGCCTACTGCTTCTCACGACACACAATCAGGAGATTCAACTTTGTCCGACACTAATTTAGATTCTCTAGATTCCTCTGATACCGTCTCTCCTCTCATGTCGAGTCTCAATATCTCAGACACAACTCAGACACAATCGCCAGCTGCCGgtagaaaacaacaaaaggtTAAAGAGATGCAAAACTTATACGCAGTAAGCTCTAAAGTTGTCGGTAATATCACGGGAGATTTATATTCGCCCGTGCAAAAATTTTCAACATCCAATCCAATACCCATTACAACTACTGCTTGTGGTGAAATTTACGGTCCCGTTGCTAATTTTACACAAAGTTCGGCTATCGTAGGTAATCTCAGTCAAAGTCCTAGCGTAGGTGGTAACTTTGGTGAAAATCCAGGCAATTTTGGCTCTAGCAGCTTAAATAATCAAACTCAATTTGTGAGTGGCACGCATGTTCAATCATCTAATCTTGGTCAACACCCCACTAATATCACCAGCCAAGCATATGTTAGTGGTCAGCAACCTATAATTCCTAGTAGTTCGTCTACTTCAAATGCTATTACCGCTACAGGATCTCCTCGTATTAATACAGTTAACGTTCCAATATCTACTGGCAATGCGGAATGTTTGTATGGCCCTGTTTTAAAATTTCGAGCACAAAATGCTCAGAGTCAAAGTGGTGGGGACATGACATGCGTTAGTTCAGCTACATCATTTATTCCAAGTGGAAGAAGTCAATTGGTTTACAGTCCAACACCAATTCAAAACTTGCAATCTCAACCACTTTATCCTCAAAACTATCAACATCAACAAATATATTCTAACGTTAATCAAGTGGGACAACAACACATATACATTCCACGAACGCAACAAGCACAAAATATCCAACGACAAACTTCTTTGCAACCACAATCTCTTTCTTACACATCATCGCAACATACGATGCAACAAAATCAAGCAAGTAGTGCCAATCCAATATACACAGCCCATGCTGCATCTGTTACGGTTGTTCAAGCACAAAAAATGCAAATGCCAAATTATATACCGCAAGTGCAAAGTGGGATGGCAAACAACCAATCGCCTGCATCATTGAACGTTACCGGGAACCAACATCAATCATTTGGAGTAACACAAGCTCATGGCATTCAACCTCGCATTATTCCACCAGGTGTTATGATACAACAAAGCAGCCAACAGCACACTCAACCACATGTTCCTAATTTCATCTTAGGTCAACATTCTGGTTATATTGCTCCTACGGAACAAACGCAAGTTCAGTACAGTGCTACAGGTTTCCCGGCACAACAACAAGTGATAAACGCGGTTAGTGTTAAACAACAAGTAGCTCAAGTGGCACCAACGGTTGTTAAACCATGCGCACCTCAAGTAGCAACTGGCATAGCGAAAATTACTACATTTGTGACATCAAAACAAGATGAACCATTGACAAGTTCTACTGATGGTACTCTTTCTGGATCACTTATATCTTCCGCTGTCAGCGACAGCACCATGTCATCTAGCAGCTCGATGACAGAGGAGGCACAGCAAGATCAG AGAGGTGCACAGTCCCAGATATTTGACAGTGGTGCTGATAGTTTTACTGGTATAGATGACGAACAGAAGTTATTAGAACAGCGACTTTTGGAACAACAACGGCAATCAGAAGAAGATAGTCGTTGGCTTGCGAGAGAGGAG AAACGTTTGTCAATCGCAACAAGTGGAGATGAAAGTACTAGTCCGCCAATTCCTCGTTCAGCCACGCAATCACCAAATCATGAACCTCATACCATGAACACAGGTTCCCTTGGTTCAGATAAAGGAcctgagaaagagaaagaaaaagtaatagtagtaaag aaaatgGAACCAACACCAACAGCAGATTTGGATAGAACTAATGATAAAGTATATGATTGTACTACCAGCGTAGTTCGGGCAGTTATGTCTCTATCACAAG gTGTTCAACAAAGTAAAGCCGATCAGTATTTAGAATTAGTAAGAAGAGTAGGCATTGAATTAAGAGCTTTACTGTCCTCTGTTGATGCTCTTGTAGAAATCTTACCTATATCCGCACACAGAGAAGTAGAAATGGCACATAAGGTTTTAAGTAAGGATATGGCTGAACTTGTAACGGCTATGAAATTGGCACAAAATTATAGTGCTACCACGTTAGATGCAGAATATCGGAA GGGAATGCTTTCTGCGGCTCATATTTTAGCAATGGATGCAAAGAACCTCTTAGATGTAATCGACTCTATTCGTATTCGATATCCATATGTCGATAATCAAATTTGTCAAAGacaaaatgataagaatacgTCGCGAGACTCAAcaccagaacattgcattcgATCGAGCCAATCTGGTGAACATTTTTTGAGAAGGAGCCAGTCGAGTGAAAGGCAAATAACAACATTCAGACAAAGCCAAAGTGGAGATCTTCTACATCGAATGGGTCAATCAGTTGATCGTTCTTTGCAG GGAAGTCAAACTGATGTTAGCGGTGGAACTAGTTTAGAAAGGAGGCATCACATTGTAACGAATAGTCTTGAACGTAATTCAACAAGTAGAAGACAAATGGCAACCAAtagtttagaaagaaaaaggccATCATTATCTTGTAATATGGGCCCTATGAATAATTCCGTTAATCTCCCACCGATTGTACCAGTAGCATGCAATTTGGTTCAGACAGTGGGACCTGTTATTCATCCGAGTCAGTCAGTCGCGATGAGCGTTAGTCAACAGTCAGTATTCACTGCTAATAAATCTTCGAATGAAACACCTACCAGTGACAGCTAA